The Gossypium raimondii isolate GPD5lz chromosome 2, ASM2569854v1, whole genome shotgun sequence genome segment ttatttgtttcaattaaactctgattagtctagattattttattattatttgacctatgaatttagcctataaatagattcttttacaactttagaaaatacacccattggAAATTAGAACTCATagcacatttagagaattttgtgtttacgtcttgagggttttttattttcgggtttttaaggtttagtttttatcttcatcttttgtactattcgttcttttgtcattataataaaattattttttcccctgattttttttatcctctttggaagaatttttcacgttaaatttgtatgttcaatttctcaatttattctgctattttgttttacttgttaCTTAATCGGGTCAATCTCAACCTTGGACAAACCAATGTTGTCAACCTTGTAAACTCAAGGAATTAGCCGAAAGCCACTGTAAAGCTTGATTTCCCTGCACTTGATCAAAGAGAAGTTAATCTTTGgaagatttataattttaattatattttatttcaaaataataatagttctaattatatttaatacatcTAGGGATATTTATTTATAGGTCCTTTAGCATCGAGGTGGCAGATTGTGCATTAAATATaatcacacacacatatataatatatatataatcgaaAACCTTACAACttcatatttaacattttatttgcttatttactATGGTAGCATTTCTTTTATTCTAAAGGCTTTTACTTGGATGCAGACTTGAAGGCTGCGAGTCGAGTTTGGATGTAAGTGAGATGTTTGTCCTTGGGAATCCGGCATTCGTCCACCATATCGATCTTGAGCTGCTTTTGGATCCATTCAAATATGAATGGAAATTTGTGTTGCGAGAAGATATTGATTCCCAAAGCCTCTTGCAGGTTTCCAAACCAGAATACCAAGAAATTGGCAACGATATCAACATATCCAATACCCTCACCTCCAAAATAGGCTTTCCCTTTCACTTCATTCTCCAGCAGTTTTAGCTGCTCAGTTACTTCTTCAATTGCATGCTCTTGTTCCTTTCCTGTGGTAAAACTAACCTTCCTTGTTGTGCTCAGTATCTGCAAATAATGGAACTCTTAAACTTATTATATCCTATTGGTTTTGACCGGTTGAATCCTAAACTCAACTCAACTTGATTTGATCATAAAAAGTTAGCGACttaaatttgtctaatttgaAAATAACCTATAATAGAAAAGACTAAAACCCAAAATGATTCTTCCttagaaatgataaaaataatctgtaaattttaaaatttaaattcaactgACCCAAATTATACAACCCAAGCAGGATTGAGAGgtgtaaaacaaaaaaaaacgtTTAACACAGGTTCATTGTACCTTTTCGTCAATGAACTTAGCCCAGAACCGAGCCATGGCTCTATCATAAGGATCTTGAGACAAAAGAATTGGATTGTTCCTCCAGGTTTCATCGATGTACTCTAAGATTACAAGTGATTCTGGTATTGATTTCCCATTATGAACAAGGACTGGGA includes the following:
- the LOC105788767 gene encoding glutathione S-transferase U7, with protein sequence MKWRTILSSKTMGDDEEVKVFGMWASPYSRRVELALKLKGIPYEYIEEDLSNKSALLIQHNPVHQKIPVLVHNGKSIPESLVILEYIDETWRNNPILLSQDPYDRAMARFWAKFIDEKILSTTRKVSFTTGKEQEHAIEEVTEQLKLLENEVKGKAYFGGEGIGYVDIVANFLVFWFGNLQEALGINIFSQHKFPFIFEWIQKQLKIDMVDECRIPKDKHLTYIQTRLAAFKSASK